Proteins from one Oenanthe melanoleuca isolate GR-GAL-2019-014 chromosome 1, OMel1.0, whole genome shotgun sequence genomic window:
- the ARFIP2 gene encoding arfaptin-2 isoform X2: MSDGILSKAATMEIPISSNGDTSSLPEDDGLEQDLQQVMVSGPNLNETSIVSGGYGGTAEGIIPTGTIKGPGLHPPPPGPPSGGEEVVRGIAVEKFDIVKKWGINTYKCTKQLLSERFGRGSRTVDLELETQIELLRETKRKYESVLHLARALTAHLYSLVQTQHALGDAFADLSQKSPELQEEFGYNAETQKLLCKNGETLLGAVNFFVSSINTLVNKTMEDTLMTVKQYETARLEYDAYRTDLEELSMGPRDAGAVSRLDAAQSQFQSHKDKYEKLRADVAIKLKFLEENKIKVMHKQLLLFHNAISAYFAGNQQQLEQTLKQFNIKLKTPGTEKPSWLEEQ, encoded by the exons ATGTCGGACGGGATCCTGAGCAAGGCAGCCACCATGGAGATCCCCATCAGCAGCAACGGAGACACCAGCAGCCTGCCTGAGGACGATGGCCTGGAGCAG gACCTGCAGCAGGTGATGGTGTCGGGACCCAATTTGAATGAGACCAGCATCGTGTCAGGCGGCTATGGGGGCACAGCCGAGGGCATCATCCCCACCGGGACCATCAAAG gccctggGCTGCACCCACCACCCCCCGGACCCCCATCTGGTGGAGAGGAGGTTGTGCGTGGCATTGCAGTTGAGAAGTTCGACATTGTCAAGAAGTGGGGGATCAACACCTACAAG TGCACCAAGCAGCTGCTCTCGGAGCGCTTCGGGCGGGGGTCCCGCACCGTGGACCTGGAGCTGGAGACTCAGATTGAGCTGCTGCGTGAGACCAAGCGCAAGTACGAGAGCGTCCTGCACCTGGCACGGGCGCTCACAGCCCACCTCTACAGCCTCGTACAGACCCAGCACGCCCTGGGGGATGCCTTTGCTGACCTCAGCCAGAAATCCCCTGagctccag gaggAGTTTGGGTACAACGCAGAGAcacagaagctgctgtgcaAGAACGGAGAGACGCTGCTGGGTGCTGTCAACTTCTTTGTGTCCAGCATCAACACGCTGGTCAACAAGACCATGGAGGACACGCTTATGACAGTCAAGCAGTATGAGACGGCCAG GTTGGAGTACGACGCGTACCGCACggacctggaggagctgagcatGGGCCCGCGCGACGCCGGCGCCGTCAGCCGCCTGGACGCCGCCCAGAGCCAGTTCCAGAGCCACAAGGACAAGTACGAGAAGCTGCGGGCCGACGTGGCCATCAAGCTCAAGTTCTTGGAGGAGAACAAG ATCAAGGTGATGCACAAGCAACTGCTGCTGTTCCACAATGCCATCTCCGCATACTTTGCCGggaaccagcagcagcttgagCAGACCCTCAAGCAGTTCAACATCAAGCTC
- the ARFIP2 gene encoding arfaptin-2 isoform X1: MSDGILSKAATMEIPISSNGDTSSLPEDDGLEQDLQQVMVSGPNLNETSIVSGGYGGTAEGIIPTGTIKAPAAPPFPGSLVHPHPPRGPSVPPSAPAARRMARPAAAPAGPGLHPPPPGPPSGGEEVVRGIAVEKFDIVKKWGINTYKCTKQLLSERFGRGSRTVDLELETQIELLRETKRKYESVLHLARALTAHLYSLVQTQHALGDAFADLSQKSPELQEEFGYNAETQKLLCKNGETLLGAVNFFVSSINTLVNKTMEDTLMTVKQYETARLEYDAYRTDLEELSMGPRDAGAVSRLDAAQSQFQSHKDKYEKLRADVAIKLKFLEENKIKVMHKQLLLFHNAISAYFAGNQQQLEQTLKQFNIKLKTPGTEKPSWLEEQ; this comes from the exons ATGTCGGACGGGATCCTGAGCAAGGCAGCCACCATGGAGATCCCCATCAGCAGCAACGGAGACACCAGCAGCCTGCCTGAGGACGATGGCCTGGAGCAG gACCTGCAGCAGGTGATGGTGTCGGGACCCAATTTGAATGAGACCAGCATCGTGTCAGGCGGCTATGGGGGCACAGCCGAGGGCATCATCCCCACCGGGACCATCAAAG cccccgcagcccccccaTTTCCAGGCTCTCTTGTCCACCCTCACCCCCCCCGAGGACCATCGGTGCCCCCCAGCGCGCCTGCTGCCCGTAGGATGGCCCGCCCGGCCGCTGCTCCAGCAG gccctggGCTGCACCCACCACCCCCCGGACCCCCATCTGGTGGAGAGGAGGTTGTGCGTGGCATTGCAGTTGAGAAGTTCGACATTGTCAAGAAGTGGGGGATCAACACCTACAAG TGCACCAAGCAGCTGCTCTCGGAGCGCTTCGGGCGGGGGTCCCGCACCGTGGACCTGGAGCTGGAGACTCAGATTGAGCTGCTGCGTGAGACCAAGCGCAAGTACGAGAGCGTCCTGCACCTGGCACGGGCGCTCACAGCCCACCTCTACAGCCTCGTACAGACCCAGCACGCCCTGGGGGATGCCTTTGCTGACCTCAGCCAGAAATCCCCTGagctccag gaggAGTTTGGGTACAACGCAGAGAcacagaagctgctgtgcaAGAACGGAGAGACGCTGCTGGGTGCTGTCAACTTCTTTGTGTCCAGCATCAACACGCTGGTCAACAAGACCATGGAGGACACGCTTATGACAGTCAAGCAGTATGAGACGGCCAG GTTGGAGTACGACGCGTACCGCACggacctggaggagctgagcatGGGCCCGCGCGACGCCGGCGCCGTCAGCCGCCTGGACGCCGCCCAGAGCCAGTTCCAGAGCCACAAGGACAAGTACGAGAAGCTGCGGGCCGACGTGGCCATCAAGCTCAAGTTCTTGGAGGAGAACAAG ATCAAGGTGATGCACAAGCAACTGCTGCTGTTCCACAATGCCATCTCCGCATACTTTGCCGggaaccagcagcagcttgagCAGACCCTCAAGCAGTTCAACATCAAGCTC
- the TIMM10B gene encoding mitochondrial import inner membrane translocase subunit Tim10 B, with the protein MDPAAEHRQQLRSLRDFLLVYNRMTELCFRHCVCNLNYRLLTGREESCLDSCAARLVRANHRLMGAYVGLVPAMLQRRAAEYGAPAGPSGLPASPDPAPGPAESSPDAPAAGT; encoded by the exons ATGGACCCGGCGGCCGAGCACCGCCAGCAGCTCCGCAGC CTGCGGGACTTCCTGCTGGTCTACAACCGTATGACCGAGCTCTGCTTCCGCCATTGCGTCTGCAACCTCAACTACCGGCTGCTCACGGGCCGCGAG GAGTCGTGCCTGGACAGCTGTGCCGCGAGGCTGGTCCGCGCCAACCACCGCCTGATGGGCGCCTACGTGGGGCTGGTGCCGGCAATGCTGCAGCGCCGCGCAGCCGAGTACGGGGCGCCTGCGGGGCCCTCCGGACTGCCGGCCTCCCCTGACCCGGCCCCGGGCCCTGCCGAGTCCTCGCCAGACGCTCCCGCTGCCGGCACATAG
- the LOC130248247 gene encoding F-box/WD repeat-containing protein 7-like, with amino-acid sequence MSGPGPTGAKLDINRAGVAELEGALSGIGRRRARGIVRKREELKGFTCLDDLLHVKGITTRILELNSQRMTCRRCPGPERPPRASPTPLGDNEDHRAPAAQVVAEEEDDEEEEEEEDAPGPWEPERSWKGTPRSGADPDGSEGQGPQEHPRSTREQEEEEEEEEEEEEEGSCCSEEGEDSSNVYLYYTLGERWIDYLQRTGDGGLLRHLRPKMKRKSENGPDGRALSPGKKLCKGSDYGRTLGPCTPSPTTTFGDLRNAKVGQARRRRIPSVAPPPELQDWLRTFQRWSGPEKLLALDELIDRCEPAQIKYMMQVIEPQFQRDFISLLPKELALYVLSFLEPRDLLRAAQTCRYWRVLAEDNLLWREKCREEGIEEPLHLRKRRLLSPGFMYSPWKFAFLRQHRIDMNWRSGELRPPKVLKGHDDHVITCLQFCGNRIVSGSDDNTLKVWSAVTGECVQTLVGHTGGVWSSQMRDSIVISGSTDRTLKVWNADSGECVHTLYGHTSTVRCMHLHGNRVVSGSRDATLRLWDIETGQCLHVLMGHVAAVRCVQYDGNKVVSGAYDYTVKVWDPESESCTHTLQGHTNRVYSLQFDGTHIVSGSLDTSIRVWDVESGNCLHTLMGHQSLTSGMELRDNILVSGNADSTVKIWDIKTGQCLQTLQGPSKHQSAVTCLQFSSKFVVTSSDDGTVKLWDLKTGEFVRNLVALESGGSGGVVWRIRASNTKLVCAVGSRNGTEETKLLVLDFDVDLK; translated from the exons ATGTCGGGGCCGGGCCCCACCGGGGCCAAGCTCGACATCAACCGCGCCGGCGTTGCCGAGCTGGAGGGTGCCCTCAGCGGCATCGGCCGCCGCCGTGCCCGCGGTATCGTCCGCAAGAGAGAG GAGCTGAAGGGCTTCACTTGCTTGGATGACCTGCTGCATGTCAAGGGCATTACCACACGCATCCTGGAGCTCAACAGCCAGCGCATGACGTGCCGGCGGTGCCCGGGCCCCGAGAGGCCCCCACGGGCCAGCCCCACTCCCCTGGGGGACAATGAGGACCACagggcacctgcagcacag GTGGTGGCTGAAGAGGAGGAcgatgaggaggaggaggaagaggaggatgcACCAGGGCCCTGGGAGCCGGAGCGCTCCTGGAAGGGTACCCCCAGGTCTGGGGCAGACCCTGATGGTTCTGAGGGGCAGGGACCACAGGAGCACCCCAGGTCCACtagggagcaggaggaggaggaggaggaggaagaagaggaggaggaggaagggagctgctgcagcgAGGAGGGGGAAGACAGCAGCAACGTCTACCTGTACTACACTCTGGGAGAGCGCTGGATCGACTACCTGCAGCGCACTGGGGATGGGGGGCTGCTGCGGCACCTGCGCCCCAAG aTGAAGCGGAAGTCAGAGAATGGGCCGGATGGCCGGGCCTTGTCCCCTGGGAAGAAGCTGTGCAAGGGCTCTGACTATGGCAG GACGCTGGGTCCCTGTACACCCAGCCCCACGACCACCTTTGGGGACCTGCGCAATGCCAAGGTGGGGCAGGCCCGGCGCCGGCGCATCCCCTCCGTGGCACcccctcctgagctgcaggactggCTTCGCACCTTCCAG CGCTGGAGTGGCCCTGAgaagctgctggccctggatgAGCTCATTGACCGCTGCGAGCCGGCGCAGATCAAGTACATGATGCAGGTCATCGAGCCCCAGTTCCAGCGGGACTtcatctccctgctgcccaaGGAG CTGGCCCTGTACGTCTTGTCTTTCCTGGAGCCACGGGACTTGCTCCGTGCTGCCCAGACTTGCCGCTACTGGAGGGTCCTGGCCGAGGACAACCTGCTCTGGAGGGAGAAGTGCCGCGAGGAAG GGATTGAGGAGCCCCTGCACCTGCGGAAGCGACGCCTGCTCAGCCCCGGATTCATGTACAGCCCCTGGAAATTCGCCTTCCTGCGCCAGCACCGCATCGACATGAACTGGCGTAGTGGGGAGCTGCGGCCCCCCAAG GTACTGAAGGGCCATGACGACCATGTGATCACCTGCCTGCAGTTCTGTGGGAATCGCATAGTGAGTGGCTCTGATGACAACACACTCAAAGTGTGGTCAGCTGTCACTGGAGAG TGTGTGCAGACGCTGGTGGGCCACACTGGGGGGGTTTGGTCCTCCCAGATGAGGGACAGTATTGTCATCAGCGGCTCCACTGACCGCACGCTCAAGGTGTGGAACGCTGACAGCGGCGAGTGCGTGCACACCCTGTACGGACACACCTCCACCGTGCGCTGCATGCACCTGCACGGCAACAG ggtggTGAGCGGCTCCCGGGACGCCACGCTGCGGCTCTGGGACATCGAGACGGGGCAGTGCCTGCACGTGCTGATGGGCCACGTGGCAGCCGTGCGCTGCGTCCAGTACGATGGCAACAAGGTGGTCAGCGGTGCCTACGACTACACGGTCAAGGTGTGGGACCCCGAGAGCGAGAGCTGCACCCACACGCTGCAGGGGCACACCAACCGTGTCTACTCGCTGCAG TTTGATGGGACACACATCGTGAGTGGGTCCCTGGACACATCAATCCGCGTGTGGGATGTGGAGAGTGGGAACTGCCTGCACACGCTCATGGGGCACCAGTCACTCACCAGCGGGATGGAGCTGCGGGACAACATCCTCGTGTCTGGCAACGCCGACTCCACTGTCAAGATCTGGGACATCAAGacagggcagtgcctgcagacactgcagg GTCCCAGCAAGCACCAGAGTGCTGTCACCTGCCTGCAGTTCAGCTCCAAGTTTGTGGTGACCAGCTCGGATGACGGGACAGTGAAGCTGTGGGACCTGAAGACAGGGGAGTTTGTGCGAAACCTGGTGGCCCTGGAGAGcgggggctctgggggggtGGTGTGGCGCATCCGTGCCTCCAACACAAAGCTGGTGTGTGCCGTGGGCAGCCGCAACGGCACCGAGGAGACcaagctgctggtgctggactTCGATGTGGACCTGAAGTGA